A genome region from Akkermansiaceae bacterium includes the following:
- the bamD gene encoding outer membrane protein assembly factor BamD has protein sequence MLTANASLAAGFDEQRATISASPATQPEAAILSLLKSGIEEAKPAQAIAEAEKWLRQNLPKDAMLLFHAARAAELSGDAPGAAALYEQFLRKADPTATETGQAIIAVHSLFRDQLNDPGAAYSFNRSNGDRLATNTTARQFDAWFLNEAATRKDVIAVANRLHAIAKAGIPADLWVTSYERHLRWLLAESEVYCEQPGVAPSTDESVAAGKQLANAAMSFNEELALRLDWAVSVRAYNLAKIADQNPAPPLAEAKALLAKFPHHAALVQNGWAGGGNGQHYRNDPAKYWPHESDAKMAPIVGAAAKLNPLDLADLMATWRNGYFSDRVVRPLAVKSVRDFLAAKPDATNSRTGLLLSEKPWNELTPAEAAALAPKCAALADPEASLIRAVAAGGEAKDLEKMIAALLGPESWRLGAAELDGRSADQLWHYAGRPGANQVRDAKIAESKALAAQVKAAALKKDAPAPQRLAQFTKLWADYKSPQPKIPAVVSRLRSALLITPEAMPELLKDRSVDARLLARNAIAEGIAGPEKIWTDLEIGRMNLSKYEPWIQALADRRAGRSLSELKKRNPEKYVPHPLEPVLRESVATGLKQNSLDPWQLIAWVNMQYPEDNAAQISLAQEIAKSPAWKTLNFEARFALREWFGKSVASPGELGWLSAADPALVCKDLLALTKESDAASAVTALTKAIDGIGKSPIRMEVNAAQQIASLDAAVFSDPKVFALILGIAEYIPETNEGNELFKRVFAQVRELRDPVMIQQTASIIWPYVSEREPRSQFAPMTEFIESLMDEHPNTAYALARRGVDSLTRARDSYGFEPRKNITGVKAQMGKSAMQLGLVTIPVAKNHPAYPVYQSQGDWLMGNEDSAWALLDENWDSFLPVYRELTVPFLKWILQRTIYGRDEERQETLIKALLGWAGEAGSPLTPLEKAEFDIAYGDIAMQRGQLRQAHEIYARAQTNEAYAELSIRHQAALRKAAAERIARNFDGALQTLNDLELERIPEIWTEIRYARAEVYYDMEEFDDAKDDIDSILSREPNHADSKILLGKVQLKRQKLMEATEVELGSAASQKTLFPGEKLKVTLVDPTLAVSGAGTEIEVVVWATSGDKEQFFLRQFGDQKTKFRGEVPTALGAPAPGDNILQVIGDDEVFYAYSERFREKMNNIAEKRGGPITVASDAILMASARKLLTEAEQRTADMQATMDAIKGKVSGDVTAAARAEMAAKSLSAEARKEGGGISEEELGRYLTDVAKPGNPIHVRVIDPDRSRTGEIDELTVSVSSSSGDSVSQVTLRETGTHSGWFEGSIPTTGAQALAFAKDSEPGRNPNMVISPAADTYPAWRPVAGQEAPDFRIDLNDNSALGEMTITAREKGAALKSFMLQTGMNDGDMTTVAVFPREMIAPKSPWAPSVTVMNDADSHHNRDARSVYDIHEIREHMERGWITQKFPAGIAENVAGPSQAMTGSIPGKVKWQREGRHHNSHVIYRFRGYFYERSDVVRRFKLELGNYQVPKGTHPSVSNPPQFMLAVNGRPITNPEMPNRLEGEAELRPGLHSFEIWATGWDCAIGFGRSIKLLANLEDAETLVDCPDAFFDPTTFPEGTLDQRNSPATITANGDGTEFKVAFAPDSRARLLRLVFLDNEGKVPALNKLALTNPEGKAILPVAEDFAELNKNDTLEMLTGDKIAVRYVDDRFVTKAKERQERSLSVSFTNAYAEFADMKPRFDSRLGEDKPYYEKLLRFQYDKPLSLAVHDADMDVSVQPDKVKVKVGGREFEATETGDSTGVFELVVTPVSGTATGNQVQVAEGGTITASYTDQENNRPGVPTERIATIAHAVFTAPQIKLSHATVAPAEGEAWRTLIHGFERRTYMTEEKPDLASEAVRPRWLVENRMVASSQPPEGGIEAVLGRRMYLELIVPHLALGTSSDVTVYAQADSGRARAAASAGGFDISVPGTIALTATTGQPFVTPGLWSEVPSLEIYEGGTVANSAEPQYDRFKLSVPLVAGLLPPYGALSHEERNELRKQAKTSRAAADALERGTQGLITSVGEKIHFGFQYTDAAGEKQWLTASAKVIAHPVFDVLQEDYRSPMTSAYVGENLNLRVVDLGADVSDAADTVSVLVQSKAGEKHPVELRESGPHTGIFKAAYQLSYAGAKREVPAPTEGEPAPYDVRREGFPVAYGDTVAARYTDANGVKTETAMVTISKGADGSIRPFSKTYDDAEIAMRTQFSLAEAYLEMAKRHRLLGQTEMAEIEYASAKQLLSKAMDQFTDPDTRAHAEYLLGNLTMEEADTTEEADLKETRYRAALSRFLSVTGSYPQTLHASKAQYRIATLYERLGEPDIAAQEYVKLAYKYPDSEYLATSMARLGSHFLKAAAAYEAQAKPLLAKEDDKDAVFEGEALQKMAVREYLKTAQIFGRLQERFPSDELAGQAGLRCGQAYMRADKKQEAVAAFQRVIAEESYDGPEIRAQAIYWTGMCYLDLSQQMAAYSSFKRLTYDFPESKWAAYARGQLSQESLLNLESKLELERLENEQ, from the coding sequence TTGCTCACGGCCAACGCATCCTTGGCCGCCGGCTTCGACGAGCAGCGCGCCACCATCTCCGCCTCCCCCGCGACCCAGCCGGAGGCCGCCATCCTATCCCTCCTGAAATCCGGCATCGAGGAAGCCAAGCCGGCCCAAGCCATCGCCGAGGCGGAGAAATGGCTGCGCCAAAACCTTCCGAAAGACGCGATGCTCCTCTTCCACGCCGCACGCGCCGCCGAGCTCAGCGGCGATGCCCCCGGCGCCGCCGCGCTCTACGAACAATTCCTCCGCAAGGCGGATCCAACGGCCACGGAGACCGGCCAGGCCATCATCGCCGTCCACTCGCTTTTCCGCGACCAGCTCAACGATCCCGGCGCCGCCTATTCGTTCAACCGCAGCAACGGCGACCGCCTCGCCACAAACACGACCGCCCGCCAGTTCGACGCATGGTTCCTGAATGAGGCCGCCACCCGCAAGGACGTGATCGCCGTCGCCAACCGCCTCCACGCCATCGCCAAGGCCGGCATCCCCGCCGATCTGTGGGTCACCTCGTACGAGCGCCATTTGCGCTGGCTGCTAGCGGAGTCGGAAGTCTATTGCGAGCAGCCCGGTGTCGCCCCATCCACCGACGAATCCGTTGCCGCCGGCAAGCAGCTCGCCAATGCCGCCATGTCCTTCAACGAGGAGCTTGCCCTGCGCCTCGATTGGGCGGTCTCCGTCCGCGCCTACAACCTCGCAAAAATCGCCGACCAAAACCCCGCACCTCCCCTCGCCGAGGCGAAAGCCCTGCTCGCGAAATTCCCGCACCACGCCGCACTTGTCCAGAACGGCTGGGCTGGCGGTGGCAACGGGCAACACTACCGCAACGACCCCGCGAAATACTGGCCGCACGAATCCGATGCCAAGATGGCTCCCATCGTCGGGGCCGCCGCGAAACTCAACCCCCTCGATCTCGCCGACCTCATGGCCACCTGGCGCAACGGATATTTCAGCGACAGGGTCGTGCGCCCGCTCGCGGTGAAATCGGTGCGCGATTTCCTGGCCGCCAAGCCGGACGCAACCAACTCCCGCACCGGCCTCCTGCTTTCCGAAAAACCATGGAACGAGCTCACCCCCGCCGAGGCCGCCGCACTCGCCCCGAAGTGCGCAGCACTTGCCGATCCGGAAGCGTCCCTCATCCGCGCTGTGGCCGCAGGCGGTGAGGCGAAGGATCTCGAAAAAATGATCGCCGCCCTCCTCGGCCCGGAGTCATGGAGACTGGGAGCCGCCGAGCTGGATGGCCGCTCCGCCGACCAGCTCTGGCACTACGCCGGACGCCCCGGTGCCAACCAGGTGCGCGATGCCAAGATCGCGGAAAGCAAGGCGCTCGCCGCGCAAGTCAAAGCCGCCGCCCTCAAGAAGGATGCCCCCGCGCCGCAGAGGCTCGCTCAGTTCACGAAGCTCTGGGCAGATTACAAATCCCCCCAGCCGAAGATCCCCGCTGTCGTCTCACGCCTCAGGTCCGCCCTGCTCATCACCCCGGAGGCCATGCCGGAATTGCTCAAGGATCGCAGTGTCGACGCCCGGCTCCTTGCCAGGAATGCAATCGCCGAGGGCATCGCCGGGCCGGAAAAAATTTGGACTGATCTCGAGATCGGCAGGATGAACCTTTCCAAATACGAGCCTTGGATCCAGGCGCTCGCCGATCGGCGTGCAGGCCGCAGCTTGAGCGAACTCAAAAAGCGCAATCCTGAGAAATATGTGCCACACCCGCTTGAGCCGGTGTTGCGCGAATCCGTCGCCACCGGGCTCAAGCAGAACAGCCTCGATCCATGGCAGCTGATCGCATGGGTCAACATGCAATACCCGGAGGACAACGCCGCACAGATCTCGCTTGCACAGGAAATCGCGAAATCCCCTGCCTGGAAAACGCTCAACTTCGAGGCCCGCTTCGCCCTGCGCGAGTGGTTCGGGAAATCCGTCGCCTCACCCGGCGAGCTTGGGTGGCTCAGCGCCGCAGACCCGGCGCTGGTTTGCAAGGATCTCCTTGCCCTGACGAAAGAGTCCGATGCTGCCTCCGCCGTCACCGCACTCACCAAGGCGATTGATGGCATCGGGAAATCTCCGATCCGCATGGAGGTGAACGCAGCGCAGCAAATCGCAAGCCTGGACGCAGCCGTTTTCTCCGACCCCAAGGTCTTCGCCTTGATCCTCGGGATTGCGGAATACATCCCGGAAACCAACGAGGGCAATGAGCTGTTCAAGCGCGTCTTCGCACAGGTGCGGGAGCTGCGCGACCCGGTCATGATCCAGCAGACGGCCAGCATCATCTGGCCCTACGTCAGCGAGCGGGAGCCACGTTCTCAGTTCGCGCCCATGACGGAGTTCATCGAATCCCTGATGGATGAGCACCCCAATACGGCCTACGCCCTCGCCCGCAGGGGCGTTGACTCCCTCACCCGCGCCCGCGACAGCTATGGTTTCGAGCCCAGGAAGAATATCACCGGGGTGAAAGCGCAGATGGGCAAGTCGGCCATGCAGCTGGGCTTGGTTACCATCCCGGTCGCGAAGAACCACCCCGCCTATCCGGTTTACCAATCGCAGGGCGATTGGCTGATGGGCAACGAGGACAGCGCATGGGCTCTTCTCGACGAGAACTGGGACTCCTTCCTTCCCGTTTACCGCGAGCTCACCGTCCCCTTCCTGAAGTGGATACTCCAGCGCACGATCTACGGCCGCGACGAGGAGCGGCAGGAAACCCTCATCAAAGCCCTCCTCGGCTGGGCCGGTGAGGCCGGCAGCCCGCTCACCCCGCTTGAAAAAGCGGAGTTCGACATCGCCTACGGTGACATCGCCATGCAGCGCGGCCAGCTCCGCCAAGCTCACGAGATCTACGCCCGTGCCCAGACCAACGAAGCCTATGCGGAGCTTTCCATCCGCCACCAGGCCGCCCTCCGCAAGGCCGCCGCCGAGCGCATCGCCAGGAACTTCGACGGCGCACTCCAGACGCTCAACGACCTCGAGCTCGAGCGCATTCCCGAGATCTGGACCGAGATCCGCTATGCCCGCGCCGAGGTTTATTACGACATGGAGGAATTCGACGACGCCAAGGACGATATCGACTCCATCCTCTCCCGCGAGCCGAACCATGCGGATTCGAAAATCCTGTTGGGTAAAGTCCAGCTCAAGCGCCAGAAACTCATGGAGGCCACCGAGGTCGAGCTTGGCTCCGCCGCCAGCCAGAAGACGCTTTTCCCCGGCGAGAAACTGAAAGTCACCCTCGTCGATCCCACCCTCGCCGTCTCCGGCGCAGGCACCGAGATCGAGGTCGTCGTATGGGCCACCTCCGGCGACAAGGAACAGTTTTTCCTCCGCCAGTTCGGGGACCAGAAAACGAAATTCCGCGGCGAGGTGCCTACCGCCCTCGGCGCCCCCGCGCCCGGCGACAATATCCTCCAGGTCATCGGCGACGACGAGGTCTTCTACGCCTACTCCGAGCGTTTCCGGGAAAAGATGAACAACATCGCGGAGAAACGCGGCGGCCCGATCACGGTTGCCTCGGATGCGATCCTCATGGCCTCCGCGAGAAAACTCCTCACCGAAGCCGAGCAGCGCACCGCCGACATGCAGGCGACGATGGACGCGATCAAGGGCAAGGTGTCCGGCGATGTCACCGCCGCCGCCAGGGCGGAAATGGCGGCCAAGTCGCTGAGCGCCGAGGCGCGCAAGGAAGGCGGCGGCATTTCCGAGGAAGAACTCGGCCGCTACCTGACGGATGTCGCCAAGCCCGGCAACCCCATCCACGTCCGCGTCATCGACCCCGACCGCAGCCGCACCGGGGAAATCGACGAGCTCACGGTCAGCGTCAGCAGTTCCAGCGGCGATTCCGTTTCCCAGGTCACCCTCAGGGAAACGGGCACCCACAGCGGATGGTTCGAGGGCAGCATCCCCACCACCGGCGCGCAGGCACTCGCCTTCGCCAAGGACTCCGAACCGGGCCGCAACCCGAACATGGTCATCAGCCCGGCGGCGGACACCTACCCGGCATGGCGCCCCGTCGCCGGTCAGGAAGCCCCGGATTTCCGCATCGATCTCAACGACAACAGCGCGCTCGGCGAGATGACGATCACCGCCAGGGAAAAGGGAGCCGCCCTGAAATCCTTCATGCTCCAGACCGGCATGAACGACGGCGACATGACAACCGTCGCCGTTTTCCCGAGGGAGATGATCGCCCCGAAAAGCCCATGGGCACCCTCCGTTACCGTGATGAACGACGCGGACTCACATCACAACCGCGACGCCCGGTCGGTTTACGACATCCATGAGATACGCGAGCACATGGAGCGCGGCTGGATCACCCAGAAATTCCCGGCAGGCATCGCCGAAAACGTCGCCGGCCCCTCGCAGGCCATGACCGGATCGATCCCCGGCAAGGTCAAGTGGCAGCGCGAAGGCCGCCACCACAATTCCCACGTGATCTACCGCTTCCGCGGATACTTTTACGAGCGCAGCGATGTGGTTCGGCGCTTCAAGCTTGAGCTCGGCAATTACCAGGTTCCCAAAGGCACCCATCCATCGGTCTCCAATCCCCCCCAATTCATGCTGGCGGTGAACGGCCGCCCGATCACCAACCCGGAAATGCCGAACCGCCTGGAAGGCGAAGCGGAACTCCGCCCCGGCCTCCACTCCTTCGAAATCTGGGCCACCGGATGGGATTGCGCGATCGGGTTCGGGCGCAGCATCAAGCTGCTTGCAAACCTGGAGGACGCCGAAACCCTGGTCGATTGCCCGGACGCGTTCTTCGATCCCACCACTTTCCCCGAGGGCACCCTCGACCAGCGCAACAGCCCGGCCACCATCACCGCAAACGGCGATGGAACCGAATTCAAGGTCGCCTTCGCGCCGGATTCCCGCGCACGCTTGCTGCGCCTGGTGTTCCTCGATAACGAGGGCAAGGTGCCCGCCCTCAACAAGCTGGCCCTCACCAACCCGGAAGGGAAAGCCATCCTGCCGGTTGCAGAGGATTTCGCCGAGCTCAACAAGAACGACACGCTTGAGATGCTCACCGGCGACAAGATCGCCGTCCGCTACGTGGACGACCGTTTTGTCACCAAGGCCAAGGAGCGCCAGGAGCGCTCGCTCAGCGTTTCTTTCACCAACGCCTACGCGGAGTTCGCCGATATGAAGCCGCGCTTCGACAGCCGCCTGGGCGAGGACAAGCCTTACTACGAGAAACTACTACGTTTCCAGTATGACAAGCCCCTCAGCCTCGCCGTCCACGATGCGGACATGGATGTCTCGGTGCAGCCGGACAAGGTCAAGGTGAAGGTCGGTGGCCGCGAGTTCGAGGCCACCGAGACAGGCGACTCCACCGGCGTCTTCGAGCTGGTCGTCACCCCCGTTTCCGGAACGGCGACGGGAAACCAGGTCCAGGTGGCCGAGGGCGGGACCATCACCGCCAGCTACACGGACCAGGAAAACAACCGCCCCGGCGTCCCGACGGAGCGCATCGCCACCATAGCCCATGCCGTTTTCACCGCACCACAGATCAAGCTTTCCCATGCCACCGTAGCACCCGCCGAGGGCGAGGCATGGCGGACCCTCATCCATGGCTTCGAGCGCCGGACTTACATGACTGAAGAGAAACCGGATCTCGCCAGCGAGGCAGTCCGCCCGCGTTGGCTCGTGGAGAACAGGATGGTGGCCTCGTCCCAGCCACCCGAAGGTGGGATCGAGGCGGTGCTTGGCCGCAGGATGTATCTGGAACTCATCGTCCCCCATCTCGCCCTGGGCACTTCATCCGATGTCACGGTCTATGCCCAGGCCGATTCCGGCCGCGCGCGCGCTGCCGCATCAGCCGGAGGCTTCGACATTTCCGTGCCGGGCACCATCGCCCTCACCGCCACGACCGGGCAGCCTTTCGTGACACCCGGGTTATGGAGCGAGGTGCCCTCGCTGGAAATCTACGAGGGCGGCACCGTTGCAAATTCCGCCGAGCCGCAATATGACCGCTTCAAATTGAGCGTTCCGCTCGTCGCCGGCCTGCTGCCGCCCTACGGCGCACTCAGCCACGAGGAACGCAATGAGCTCAGGAAGCAGGCGAAAACCTCCCGCGCCGCAGCCGATGCGCTGGAGCGGGGAACGCAAGGCCTCATCACAAGCGTTGGTGAAAAGATCCATTTCGGTTTCCAATATACGGATGCGGCAGGTGAAAAGCAGTGGCTGACCGCTTCCGCAAAGGTCATCGCGCATCCCGTTTTCGATGTCTTGCAGGAGGATTACCGCTCGCCGATGACCAGCGCCTACGTCGGCGAAAACCTCAACCTCCGCGTCGTCGATCTCGGCGCGGATGTCAGCGATGCGGCCGATACGGTCAGCGTCCTCGTCCAGTCCAAGGCCGGTGAGAAACATCCCGTCGAGCTCCGCGAGAGCGGGCCGCACACCGGCATTTTCAAAGCCGCCTACCAGCTTTCCTATGCCGGTGCGAAGAGGGAAGTGCCCGCCCCAACCGAAGGCGAACCGGCTCCCTACGACGTCCGCCGTGAGGGCTTTCCCGTCGCCTACGGCGATACCGTCGCCGCCCGCTACACGGATGCCAACGGGGTGAAAACCGAAACCGCGATGGTCACCATCAGCAAGGGCGCGGACGGTTCCATCCGGCCTTTCTCCAAAACCTACGACGATGCGGAGATCGCGATGCGCACCCAGTTCTCCCTCGCCGAGGCCTACCTTGAGATGGCCAAGCGCCACCGCCTGCTCGGCCAGACGGAGATGGCGGAAATCGAGTACGCCAGCGCCAAGCAGCTCCTCTCCAAGGCCATGGATCAGTTCACCGATCCGGACACCCGCGCCCATGCCGAGTATCTGTTAGGAAACCTCACCATGGAGGAGGCCGACACCACGGAGGAGGCCGATCTCAAGGAAACCCGCTACCGCGCCGCCCTCTCCCGTTTCCTCAGCGTGACCGGCAGCTACCCGCAGACGCTCCACGCATCCAAGGCGCAATACAGGATCGCCACGCTCTACGAGCGCCTCGGGGAGCCGGATATCGCCGCCCAGGAATACGTCAAGCTCGCCTACAAGTATCCGGACTCCGAATACCTCGCCACCTCCATGGCCCGGCTGGGCAGCCATTTCCTCAAGGCCGCCGCCGCCTACGAGGCGCAGGCCAAGCCGCTGCTCGCCAAGGAGGACGACAAGGACGCGGTGTTCGAGGGCGAGGCCTTGCAGAAAATGGCGGTGCGCGAGTACCTCAAGACCGCCCAGATCTTCGGCCGCCTCCAGGAACGTTTCCCCAGCGACGAACTCGCCGGGCAGGCCGGCCTGCGCTGCGGCCAGGCATACATGCGCGCCGACAAAAAACAGGAAGCCGTCGCCGCCTTCCAGCGCGTCATCGCCGAGGAATCCTACGACGGCCCCGAGATCCGCGCCCAGGCGATCTACTGGACCGGCATGTGCTACCTCGATCTCAGCCAGCAGATGGCCGCCTATTCCTCCTTCAAGCGCCTCACCTACGACTTCCCGGAAAGCAAATGGGCCGCCTACGCCCGCGGCCAGCTTTCCCAGGAAAGCCTGCTCAACCTCGAGAGCAAGCTGGAACTCGAACGATTGGAAAACGAGCAATGA